The following are encoded in a window of Solibacillus sp. FSL R7-0668 genomic DNA:
- a CDS encoding aminotransferase-like domain-containing protein, whose product MQYSDSILNTPSSFIRNILKVTDSADVISFAGGLPNPISFPIDALKASVNHAIDESGAKLFQYSTTQGYLPLRQYIAEKYNKKQPDLNFTADDVLITTGSQQALELISKVLLNKGDGVVIEEPGYLGAIQAFTLREPQFYGVTLEQDGINVDELKNALKQPNVKMVYTVPNFQNPTGLTYTKDRREEVYEAIKDEDVIFIEDDPYGELRFTGEHLPYIAAGKTTNSVVLGSFSKTVTPGMRLGFILTKNHELLNHIETAKQASDLHTNIFAQYILHDYLTNNAYEQHVEKIIKLYKAQADAMLAAMEKYFPAHVSYTKPEGGMFIWVTMNNGANALDKFHEAMEQKVAFVPGNPFYTSKTDVNTMRLNYTNATPETIEEGIKRLGKIL is encoded by the coding sequence ATGCAATATTCTGATAGTATTTTAAACACACCATCTTCATTCATCCGCAATATTTTAAAAGTAACCGATTCAGCGGATGTCATTTCATTTGCGGGCGGTTTACCGAATCCGATTTCATTTCCAATTGATGCGCTAAAGGCTTCTGTAAATCACGCAATCGATGAAAGTGGTGCAAAGCTGTTCCAATATTCAACGACACAAGGTTATTTACCGCTGCGTCAGTATATTGCAGAAAAATACAATAAAAAACAACCTGACTTAAATTTCACAGCTGATGATGTATTAATTACAACAGGCTCACAGCAAGCATTAGAGCTCATTTCTAAAGTGCTTTTAAACAAGGGAGACGGCGTTGTCATTGAAGAGCCCGGCTATCTTGGGGCAATTCAGGCGTTCACATTGCGCGAGCCACAATTTTACGGCGTGACGTTAGAGCAGGATGGGATTAATGTAGACGAATTAAAGAACGCATTAAAACAACCAAACGTCAAAATGGTGTATACCGTACCAAACTTCCAAAATCCAACGGGGCTTACGTATACAAAGGACCGTCGTGAAGAGGTTTACGAGGCCATTAAGGACGAAGATGTGATTTTCATCGAGGACGATCCCTACGGCGAGTTACGCTTCACTGGAGAGCATTTACCATATATCGCAGCAGGCAAAACGACAAATAGCGTGGTGCTTGGTTCATTTTCAAAAACAGTAACACCGGGGATGCGTTTAGGCTTTATTTTAACGAAAAACCATGAGCTACTAAACCATATCGAAACAGCGAAACAAGCATCTGATTTGCATACGAATATTTTTGCACAATATATTTTACACGACTATTTAACAAACAATGCCTACGAGCAGCATGTCGAAAAAATAATCAAGCTTTATAAAGCACAGGCAGATGCCATGCTAGCGGCGATGGAAAAATACTTCCCAGCACATGTATCCTACACAAAACCAGAGGGCGGCATGTTCATCTGGGTAACGATGAATAACGGCGCCAACGCACTCGACAAATTCCATGAAGCGATGGAGCAAAAGGTTGCCTTCGTACCGGGCAATCCATTCTACACTTCCAAAACAGACGTCAATACAATGCGTCTAAACTATACAAACGCCACACCTGAAACGATAGAAGAGGGTATTAAGCGTTTAGGGAAAATTTTATAA
- a CDS encoding LytTR family transcriptional regulator DNA-binding domain-containing protein, which produces MQIKIDEVIELGEVLLPHFLLDFEQAITTIYTDVTRLNFLKKQLLNNKSIYVHTQQLGYYERLTVEETFRFYNDLYNGKQSTAQLITEFGFEQQRKTRVSELSMTQRQVLSFIQPYLDEKKLLVFIEPFQNLQQNERKILMHILTQLKQVHRNILILSNNLEHLISVGDEIFRLDEDGLHPLDVKEEQADTAPIETTQLKIEKIPTKKNDKIILFNPPEIDYIESVEGEVYIYVAGEGYLCAWTLNELEKRLIHFGFFRCHRSYIVNLQKVREIISWTRNSYSLVLQGAAKSEVPLSRNKLSELKEIVGI; this is translated from the coding sequence GTGCAAATAAAAATTGATGAAGTGATAGAGTTAGGGGAAGTCCTTTTACCGCACTTTCTCTTGGATTTTGAACAAGCCATTACAACTATTTATACAGATGTAACAAGGCTCAATTTTTTAAAAAAGCAATTACTCAATAACAAATCCATTTATGTACATACACAGCAATTGGGCTATTATGAAAGATTAACGGTTGAAGAAACATTTCGTTTTTACAATGATTTATACAATGGTAAGCAATCTACTGCTCAGCTAATCACAGAATTTGGATTTGAACAGCAACGAAAAACACGCGTGAGTGAACTATCAATGACACAACGCCAAGTATTAAGCTTTATCCAGCCGTATTTAGATGAAAAAAAGCTGCTTGTGTTCATTGAACCCTTTCAAAATTTACAACAAAATGAGCGGAAAATCCTTATGCATATCCTGACGCAGCTTAAGCAAGTACATAGAAACATTTTAATACTATCGAATAACTTGGAGCATCTCATTAGTGTGGGCGATGAAATTTTTAGATTGGACGAAGATGGTCTCCATCCATTAGACGTCAAGGAAGAACAGGCCGACACAGCCCCAATTGAAACAACTCAATTAAAAATTGAAAAAATACCGACCAAGAAAAATGACAAAATCATTTTATTTAATCCTCCTGAAATTGATTATATTGAAAGTGTGGAAGGGGAAGTTTACATCTATGTCGCAGGAGAAGGCTATTTATGCGCATGGACACTAAATGAATTAGAAAAACGACTCATACACTTTGGCTTTTTTAGATGCCATCGTTCCTATATCGTCAATTTGCAAAAGGTACGTGAAATCATTTCGTGGACGCGCAACAGCTACAGCTTAGTGTTACAAGGCGCTGCCAAATCAGAAGTGCCACTTTCCCGAAATAAGCTATCTGAGCTAAAAGAAATTGTCGGAATTTAA
- a CDS encoding ABC transporter ATP-binding protein: MTMIIDVQNMRMKFGNEVALKNVSFSIKKGEIFGFLGPSGSGKTTTIKILTAQLTQSSGHAFVFGQPAREMHQPQHKAKMGLLSDNSGLYQRLTVEENLLLYSNLYDVPKSAVEEALQFVNLQDQRKKKVSQLSKGMLQRVLLARTIMHKPQLLFLDEPTSALDPVNAQHIYKGLRKLNELGTTIFLTTHNMAEAELLCDRVAFLYKGEIRELDTPAALKKKYSDHSFTIELHGGEQHTVRNGEEDAVNVMNWMKNEQIARMDSNEPSLGDIFVKLTGSDLL, from the coding sequence ATGACAATGATTATTGATGTGCAAAACATGCGAATGAAGTTTGGAAACGAGGTAGCATTGAAGAATGTTTCGTTTTCCATTAAAAAAGGAGAGATCTTTGGCTTTTTAGGCCCAAGTGGTTCGGGTAAGACAACGACGATTAAAATACTAACAGCGCAATTAACGCAGTCAAGCGGGCATGCCTTTGTGTTCGGGCAACCGGCTAGGGAAATGCATCAGCCTCAGCATAAAGCTAAAATGGGCTTATTATCGGATAATAGCGGGCTATATCAGCGCTTAACGGTGGAAGAAAATTTATTATTATATAGTAATTTGTATGATGTTCCAAAGAGCGCTGTTGAAGAAGCATTACAATTTGTGAATTTGCAAGATCAACGGAAGAAGAAGGTGAGCCAGCTTTCAAAAGGAATGCTGCAGCGTGTCCTATTAGCGCGAACAATTATGCATAAGCCTCAGCTTCTATTTTTAGATGAGCCAACGTCTGCGCTCGATCCTGTGAATGCGCAGCATATTTACAAAGGTTTACGAAAATTAAATGAATTAGGCACGACGATTTTTTTGACAACGCATAATATGGCGGAAGCAGAGCTACTTTGTGATCGCGTTGCCTTCTTATACAAGGGTGAAATTCGTGAATTGGATACGCCTGCTGCCTTAAAGAAAAAGTACAGTGACCATTCATTTACGATTGAATTACATGGTGGTGAGCAGCATACTGTCCGAAACGGCGAAGAAGATGCCGTAAACGTAATGAACTGGATGAAAAATGAACAAATCGCACGTATGGATTCAAATGAACCGTCACTAGGCGATATTTTCGTAAAATTAACAGGGAGTGATTTACTATGA
- a CDS encoding ABC transporter permease — protein sequence MNISLKRIQAIFMKDYKEFSRNYAVSMMIFLPIILAFMYRQTGTESIQNSFLPLNMTFSMVTAYVQACLIAEEKERNTLRSLMMSPASIGDILLGKSLFVFIMTGVILAICANIVGYTPNQIAVIMLALAISTVFYVALGTICGLFTKSVMEASLAVLPVVLIFSFGPMALFLNETHIIYKIGQWLPSTQLVILAEQSQQGASFGGIAEPLVIILLWTIIAVAAAVILFKKRTKDE from the coding sequence ATGAACATATCATTAAAACGTATTCAAGCCATTTTCATGAAGGATTATAAGGAATTTTCTCGGAATTATGCCGTATCCATGATGATTTTTTTACCGATTATTTTAGCCTTTATGTATCGCCAAACAGGTACAGAATCGATACAAAATTCCTTTTTACCACTTAATATGACCTTTTCAATGGTGACGGCGTATGTGCAGGCATGTTTAATAGCAGAAGAAAAAGAGCGCAATACATTACGCAGCTTGATGATGTCACCTGCATCAATTGGTGATATTTTATTAGGCAAGAGCTTGTTTGTCTTCATTATGACGGGGGTTATTTTGGCGATATGTGCGAATATTGTCGGCTATACACCGAATCAAATCGCGGTCATCATGCTTGCTTTAGCGATTTCTACTGTATTCTATGTAGCGCTAGGAACGATTTGTGGCTTGTTTACAAAGTCTGTCATGGAAGCATCATTAGCTGTATTACCAGTCGTGCTGATCTTTTCATTTGGTCCGATGGCGCTGTTCTTAAACGAAACGCACATCATTTATAAAATAGGACAATGGTTACCGAGTACACAGCTTGTCATTTTAGCAGAGCAGTCACAGCAGGGCGCTTCATTCGGTGGAATAGCCGAGCCACTCGTCATTATTTTACTTTGGACAATTATCGCAGTTGCTGCTGCCGTCATCTTATTTAAAAAACGAACAAAAGACGAATAG
- a CDS encoding cold-shock protein has translation MQQGTVKWFNSEKGFGFIEVEGGNDVFVHFSAIQGEGFKTLDEGQKVEFEVEEGNRGPQATNVTKL, from the coding sequence ATGCAACAAGGTACAGTAAAATGGTTTAACTCAGAAAAAGGTTTCGGTTTCATCGAAGTTGAAGGCGGCAATGACGTATTCGTACACTTCTCAGCTATCCAAGGTGAAGGATTCAAAACTTTAGACGAAGGTCAAAAAGTTGAGTTCGAAGTTGAAGAAGGTAACCGCGGACCACAAGCTACTAACGTAACAAAACTTTAA
- a CDS encoding methyl-accepting chemotaxis protein, with protein MKLSISKKLRLSFSISIVLILFINGIGTLALSTVNSKYENILDRDMQRIIYAKDLEIAQKDLSTKLTEYIVLNKATAKSGIASEIEKQEKAVAGLLELNEDKASAELLKQLQEKQSLLDEANATLMDLKAKRLNTSTAQLTSMGINSEVMTLIGEIVDVQQQNIENTRADIERYQRLALITMNLLTGVAFILAIAVSAYMSRHISKPVNKVTKALEEIAQGNLTMAPLQIQNKDEIGQMGNSFNKMLEDLRSIVSSVNDSSIQVAANAQELSASSQESLASSQMVAKSAETQLATSTDQARLMETSLVSMEELRTSINQIADDNEQMLQVTGNVKELIDQGSMSIQNVVNQMETIHETFVNTTTMMREMEQHSDRIHNITNLITDIADQTNLLALNAAIEAARAGEHGQGFAVVADEVRKLAEQSKNSATQIEGMVQQIQQTSNEATRVIVAGGAKVDEGMEKTSESMRIFQSIETGSVEVVYRVESVSAAVEEIQAMTASVSDGTKRVQQLAMQTANTASDTSAATEEQLASNEEISANAQVLSELAERLQLEINHFKL; from the coding sequence ATGAAATTATCAATTTCAAAAAAATTACGGCTATCGTTTTCGATTTCAATTGTACTGATTCTTTTTATTAATGGTATAGGAACTTTGGCTTTAAGTACTGTTAATAGTAAGTATGAAAACATTTTAGATCGTGATATGCAACGTATAATATATGCAAAGGATTTAGAAATTGCTCAAAAGGATTTATCAACAAAATTAACAGAATACATAGTGCTTAATAAAGCAACAGCAAAATCAGGTATAGCGAGTGAAATCGAAAAACAAGAAAAGGCTGTAGCGGGGTTACTGGAATTAAATGAGGATAAAGCTTCAGCAGAACTCCTAAAGCAGCTACAAGAAAAACAAAGCTTGTTAGATGAAGCGAATGCTACATTGATGGATTTAAAAGCGAAACGTCTAAACACCTCGACTGCACAGCTTACTTCGATGGGCATCAATTCAGAGGTGATGACGCTTATTGGTGAAATTGTCGATGTTCAACAACAAAATATAGAAAATACGCGTGCAGATATTGAACGATACCAACGCTTAGCTTTAATAACAATGAATTTATTAACGGGCGTTGCTTTTATACTTGCAATAGCGGTTTCGGCCTATATGAGCCGTCATATTTCAAAACCCGTCAACAAAGTTACAAAGGCACTGGAGGAAATCGCGCAAGGAAATTTAACAATGGCGCCATTACAAATTCAGAACAAAGATGAAATCGGACAAATGGGCAATAGCTTTAACAAAATGCTAGAGGATTTACGCAGCATTGTTTCAAGTGTCAATGATTCATCCATACAAGTGGCTGCCAATGCACAGGAGCTGTCTGCAAGCTCACAGGAAAGCCTCGCATCTTCACAAATGGTTGCAAAATCAGCAGAAACTCAATTAGCAACAAGCACAGACCAAGCGCGTTTGATGGAAACATCGCTTGTTTCAATGGAAGAGTTGCGCACAAGTATCAATCAAATTGCAGATGACAATGAACAAATGCTTCAAGTGACAGGAAATGTGAAAGAACTCATTGATCAGGGCTCGATGTCCATTCAAAATGTTGTCAATCAAATGGAGACGATCCATGAAACCTTTGTGAACACAACAACGATGATGCGTGAAATGGAGCAACATTCCGATCGCATTCATAATATTACGAACCTGATTACCGATATTGCCGACCAAACCAATTTACTCGCATTAAATGCGGCAATTGAAGCGGCGCGAGCAGGAGAGCATGGGCAAGGCTTTGCGGTTGTCGCCGATGAGGTACGAAAATTAGCAGAGCAATCCAAAAATTCTGCGACCCAAATTGAAGGCATGGTTCAGCAAATTCAACAAACGTCAAATGAAGCAACGAGAGTGATTGTTGCAGGCGGTGCTAAAGTGGATGAAGGAATGGAAAAAACCTCTGAATCGATGCGTATTTTCCAAAGCATTGAAACGGGCTCAGTAGAAGTAGTGTATCGTGTAGAATCTGTTTCCGCGGCAGTTGAGGAAATTCAAGCAATGACGGCCTCTGTTTCAGACGGCACAAAACGTGTGCAGCAGCTAGCGATGCAAACGGCCAACACCGCAAGTGATACAAGCGCAGCGACAGAAGAACAGCTTGCGTCAAACGAAGAAATTTCGGCAAATGCGCAAGTCTTATCAGAATTAGCCGAACGCTTACAACTTGAAATCAATCATTTCAAACTATAA
- a CDS encoding DNA topoisomerase III — protein sequence MAKSLVLAEKPSVARDIASVLKCTKKGNGFLEGDKYIVTWALGHLVTLADPESYDEKYKKWNLEDLPMLPERLKLTTIKQTSKQYNAVKAQLMRGDVNEIIIATDAGREGELVARWILDRAKVNKPIKRLWISSVTNKAIKEGFANLKPGKAYENLYYAAVARSEADWFLGLNATRALSTKHNAQLNTGRVQTPVVAMVASREDEIKHFKAQTYYGIEAQTKDLKLTWQDANGNSRSFAKEKIDAIVNKLGNQEAKVVAIDRKPKKSFAPGLYDLTELQRDANKLFGYSAKETLNIMQKLYESHKVLTYPRTDSRYLSSDIVPTLSERLKACGVGEYRSFANKVLTKPIKANKSFVDDSKVSDHHAIIPTEEYVNFSAFSDKERKIYDLVVKRFLAVLFPAYEYEQLTVQAEIGSEKFIARGKTVLAMGWKEVYSNHVDDEETDEVKEQLLPQLEKGQVLKVNLLAQTSGQTKPPARFTEATLLSAMENPAKYMNTQNKQLADTLKSTGGLGTVATRADIIDKLFNSFLIEKRGKDIHITSKGRQLLDLVPDELKSPETTAEWEQKLELIAKGKLKKDAFINEMKQHTKNVVANIKNSDKKFKHDNISTKTCPDCGKPMLEVNGKKGKMLVCQDRECGHRKNVSRVTNARCPQCKKKLELHGQGDGQIFVCKCGHREKLSAFEARRKKEGGGKVDKRSVQQYMKQQEKEAEPINNAFADLLKGMKFD from the coding sequence ATGGCTAAAAGTTTAGTATTAGCAGAAAAACCATCAGTAGCACGCGATATTGCCAGCGTGCTGAAGTGTACCAAAAAAGGAAACGGCTTTTTAGAAGGCGACAAATATATTGTGACATGGGCCTTAGGGCATTTAGTGACGTTAGCAGATCCAGAAAGCTACGATGAAAAATATAAAAAGTGGAATTTAGAGGATTTACCAATGCTACCGGAGCGCTTAAAGCTTACGACAATTAAGCAAACGAGCAAGCAATATAATGCCGTAAAAGCACAGTTAATGCGTGGAGATGTGAATGAAATCATTATCGCTACGGATGCTGGACGCGAGGGCGAGCTTGTAGCACGTTGGATACTTGACCGTGCCAAAGTCAATAAGCCCATTAAGCGTTTATGGATTTCATCGGTTACCAATAAAGCCATCAAAGAAGGATTCGCCAATTTAAAGCCAGGAAAGGCATACGAAAATCTGTACTATGCGGCTGTAGCGCGTAGTGAGGCCGACTGGTTTTTGGGACTGAATGCGACGCGCGCGCTATCCACTAAGCATAATGCGCAGCTCAATACGGGGCGCGTACAAACACCAGTTGTTGCAATGGTGGCCTCACGCGAAGATGAAATTAAGCATTTTAAAGCCCAAACCTATTACGGTATTGAAGCGCAAACAAAGGATTTAAAATTAACATGGCAGGATGCAAACGGTAATTCACGTAGCTTTGCCAAAGAAAAAATCGATGCCATCGTCAATAAATTAGGTAATCAAGAGGCAAAAGTTGTCGCGATTGACCGTAAGCCGAAAAAATCATTCGCACCAGGGCTGTATGATTTAACAGAATTACAGCGCGATGCCAACAAACTATTCGGCTATTCAGCAAAAGAAACATTAAATATTATGCAAAAGCTGTATGAGTCACATAAGGTGCTGACGTATCCACGTACCGATTCACGCTACCTTTCAAGTGATATTGTGCCAACTTTGTCAGAGCGATTAAAAGCATGTGGCGTTGGAGAATATCGTTCTTTTGCCAATAAAGTATTAACAAAGCCTATTAAAGCGAATAAGTCATTTGTGGATGATAGCAAGGTAAGTGATCACCATGCCATCATTCCAACTGAAGAATACGTCAATTTCTCGGCATTTTCTGATAAAGAACGCAAAATTTATGATTTAGTTGTCAAACGTTTCTTAGCGGTATTGTTCCCGGCTTATGAATATGAGCAATTAACGGTTCAGGCTGAAATCGGTTCGGAAAAATTCATTGCCCGTGGGAAAACCGTACTTGCGATGGGCTGGAAGGAAGTTTATTCGAACCATGTGGATGACGAGGAAACAGACGAAGTAAAAGAGCAGCTATTACCACAACTTGAAAAAGGTCAAGTATTAAAGGTCAATTTACTGGCGCAAACATCTGGTCAAACAAAGCCACCAGCACGTTTTACGGAGGCAACGCTATTATCGGCGATGGAAAATCCAGCGAAGTATATGAACACGCAAAACAAGCAGCTTGCCGATACATTAAAATCGACAGGCGGTTTAGGAACGGTAGCAACTCGTGCCGATATTATTGATAAGCTCTTTAACTCATTCTTAATCGAAAAGCGCGGCAAGGATATTCACATTACGTCAAAAGGTCGTCAGCTATTAGACTTAGTGCCTGATGAATTAAAATCGCCTGAAACAACAGCCGAGTGGGAGCAAAAGCTCGAGCTAATTGCAAAGGGCAAGCTGAAAAAAGATGCTTTCATCAATGAAATGAAGCAGCATACAAAAAACGTAGTAGCCAACATTAAAAACAGCGATAAAAAATTCAAGCACGACAATATTTCCACAAAAACATGCCCAGATTGCGGAAAGCCAATGCTTGAAGTAAACGGCAAAAAGGGCAAAATGCTTGTCTGCCAGGACCGTGAATGTGGGCATCGCAAAAACGTATCCCGCGTAACGAATGCACGCTGTCCGCAATGTAAGAAGAAACTTGAGCTACATGGACAAGGCGACGGTCAAATTTTCGTATGTAAATGTGGTCACCGTGAAAAGCTATCAGCCTTTGAAGCACGTCGTAAAAAAGAAGGCGGCGGAAAAGTCGATAAGCGCAGTGTCCAACAATACATGAAGCAGCAAGAAAAAGAAGCAGAGCCGATTAATAATGCCTTTGCCGATTTATTAAAAGGGATGAAGTTTGACTAG
- a CDS encoding GGDEF domain-containing protein → MEKLFTLQEQQQHFEAAQSFFLQGNYKEAEPLLRLVIESAFQHQDYPTYVSAIIFLNRTFINISQFDKMHSFLLILAPFISEHGTPEDYYYYRMHQVIFNNHYLIGDVVADYEALLNDSWTSEDKNLTFLIASNLIYTYIEKNEIERGIALFEKLEHAYQGFEFTNKMTLYMHYIYAFLLFYLKEDYKQCQLMITTIQENPKVHIVDSFSYMLDICNGLLQAQIGDIHMAKEVFKQGVEKTDNLLHIRFEMKLWVDALKKFDMKDDVILYQDMLIRLLDKHYDSEMSAMRKQSMEDRSRQFYEGQIYVDQLTNVKNRNFYEDLLAKQQQVKNYTVAVLDIDHFKSINDTYGHTVGDEAIQFVAKHLAQWNPHHDIFVIRFGGDEFILLMPYPIEEMKLELQLLHQQMMHTPFHIKKLQQQIPISISVGVGYTGERYQTIDVLFEAADKAIYEAKRTRGAIVISEVDATFN, encoded by the coding sequence ATGGAAAAATTATTTACATTGCAAGAACAGCAGCAACATTTTGAAGCTGCACAAAGCTTTTTTCTACAGGGCAATTACAAAGAAGCCGAGCCTTTACTGCGTCTCGTTATTGAAAGCGCCTTTCAGCATCAGGATTATCCAACCTATGTGTCGGCCATTATTTTTTTGAATCGTACCTTCATCAATATATCGCAGTTTGATAAAATGCATTCCTTTTTACTGATTCTTGCCCCCTTCATCTCAGAGCACGGGACGCCGGAAGATTATTATTACTATCGTATGCATCAAGTTATTTTCAATAATCATTATTTAATCGGTGATGTTGTGGCGGATTACGAGGCATTGCTAAACGATTCATGGACGAGTGAAGATAAAAATCTGACGTTTTTGATTGCCAGCAACCTCATTTATACATACATCGAAAAAAATGAAATCGAACGAGGGATTGCGCTGTTTGAAAAGTTGGAGCATGCATACCAAGGCTTTGAATTTACCAATAAAATGACGCTCTATATGCACTATATTTATGCGTTTTTACTATTCTATTTAAAAGAGGACTATAAACAATGCCAGCTGATGATTACAACGATTCAAGAAAATCCTAAAGTGCATATTGTCGATAGCTTTTCTTATATGTTGGATATTTGTAACGGGCTTTTACAAGCGCAAATCGGTGATATTCATATGGCGAAGGAAGTATTTAAACAGGGTGTAGAGAAAACCGACAATTTACTGCATATCCGCTTTGAAATGAAGCTTTGGGTGGATGCTTTGAAAAAATTCGACATGAAGGACGATGTAATCCTCTATCAAGACATGCTTATTCGCTTGCTTGACAAGCATTATGACAGCGAAATGAGTGCGATGCGTAAACAATCGATGGAAGATCGGTCTCGTCAATTTTATGAAGGACAAATTTATGTCGATCAGCTGACAAATGTGAAAAACCGTAACTTTTACGAGGATTTACTAGCGAAGCAGCAGCAAGTCAAAAACTATACGGTGGCGGTGCTCGATATCGATCATTTCAAATCCATCAATGACACGTATGGCCATACAGTTGGGGATGAAGCCATTCAATTTGTGGCCAAGCATTTAGCCCAGTGGAATCCGCACCATGATATTTTCGTCATTCGCTTTGGTGGGGATGAATTTATCCTGTTAATGCCCTACCCGATTGAAGAAATGAAATTGGAGCTACAGCTTTTACATCAACAGATGATGCATACACCTTTCCATATCAAAAAATTACAACAGCAAATACCGATTTCGATTAGTGTGGGGGTTGGCTATACGGGGGAACGCTATCAAACGATTGATGTCTTATTTGAAGCTGCGGATAAGGCCATTTACGAGGCAAAACGCACGCGTGGAGCCATTGTTATTTCTGAAGTGGATGCTACATTCAATTAA
- a CDS encoding putative metalloprotease CJM1_0395 family protein, with protein MKISGLLHGYNPDLEERKRSVQRKEVGNVYKKHAKYADASKNPMLQALENLLSGKTEKDLHEADAAARKDAQPTATEAKEEQLARPEVKKEISQLKQSEQEVIAHENAHKSAGAGVTGAVTYTHTTGPDDQRFINGGEVAIQMPATTGESDETIALLERIRQAALAPAEPSSQDLRVAASASAQIQQVRADKYGEVVEEQDETVPFADEDFTFDIPDKFQKDFARNPEEQTIFGQDLEKLLFQRTFNNASQKYSSHMAMVNNGYRSVTEPTFTQVA; from the coding sequence ATGAAAATTTCTGGTTTATTACATGGGTATAATCCTGATTTAGAGGAAAGAAAACGCTCAGTCCAGCGCAAAGAGGTTGGGAATGTTTATAAAAAGCATGCCAAATATGCCGATGCTAGCAAAAATCCAATGCTCCAAGCGCTTGAAAATTTACTTTCCGGTAAAACAGAAAAGGATTTACACGAAGCAGATGCAGCAGCACGAAAAGATGCTCAGCCAACTGCTACAGAGGCAAAAGAGGAGCAGCTGGCACGTCCGGAAGTAAAAAAGGAAATTTCACAGTTAAAGCAATCAGAGCAAGAAGTCATTGCACATGAAAATGCGCATAAATCAGCGGGTGCAGGGGTAACGGGTGCAGTTACGTATACGCATACAACTGGTCCAGATGATCAGCGCTTTATTAATGGTGGTGAAGTGGCCATTCAAATGCCAGCGACCACTGGAGAGTCGGATGAAACGATTGCGCTACTGGAAAGGATACGTCAAGCGGCCTTAGCACCAGCAGAGCCCTCTTCGCAAGACTTACGTGTCGCGGCAAGTGCTTCAGCGCAAATTCAACAAGTACGAGCAGATAAATACGGCGAAGTAGTGGAAGAACAAGACGAAACAGTGCCATTTGCAGATGAAGATTTCACCTTTGACATCCCTGACAAATTCCAAAAGGATTTTGCACGCAATCCGGAAGAACAAACCATTTTCGGACAGGATTTAGAAAAGCTTTTATTCCAACGCACATTTAACAACGCATCGCAAAAATATAGTTCACATATGGCAATGGTGAATAACGGCTACCGTTCTGTAACAGAGCCGACCTTCACACAGGTTGCCTAA
- the ybaK gene encoding Cys-tRNA(Pro) deacylase, whose translation MAKKHVKTNAIRLIEQQKIVHEIVEYTSEDGAAVDGMTVATKIGQSVEHVYKTLIATAGKGNYFVFVIPVAAELNLKAAAKVVGEKKIEMIAVKELLGLTGYVRGGCSPIGMKKPFPTYIEQAAETLDYIIVSAGKIGMQMKLAPIDLAKASNAQFAQLVTQ comes from the coding sequence TTGGCAAAGAAGCATGTAAAGACAAATGCGATTCGATTAATTGAACAGCAAAAAATTGTCCATGAAATCGTTGAATATACATCAGAGGATGGCGCCGCAGTAGATGGTATGACGGTCGCAACCAAAATCGGCCAGTCGGTGGAGCATGTGTATAAAACCTTAATCGCTACTGCTGGAAAGGGGAACTATTTTGTGTTCGTCATTCCCGTTGCAGCCGAGCTCAATTTAAAGGCTGCAGCAAAAGTAGTCGGAGAGAAAAAGATCGAAATGATTGCGGTAAAGGAGCTGCTTGGTTTAACGGGCTATGTACGAGGCGGCTGTTCGCCAATTGGGATGAAAAAGCCATTCCCAACGTATATCGAGCAAGCAGCCGAAACGCTCGATTATATCATTGTCAGCGCTGGTAAGATTGGTATGCAAATGAAGCTCGCACCAATAGATTTAGCGAAAGCTTCCAATGCACAATTTGCCCAGCTGGTAACACAATAG